The following are from one region of the Streptomyces changanensis genome:
- a CDS encoding MarR family winged helix-turn-helix transcriptional regulator, protein MQSTRRNLPQLLGDARRWFEEGLSAAMQAAGATPVSPTQAWLFAVLDDQGTTVSELARRMGVTRQTAHQAVHSLLAAGLVEQVQDPASARQRLIRRTEEGVRAHRQAGIVLERLEEQLAERIGREAVDALRAALEAPWGRPPSPSSQ, encoded by the coding sequence ATGCAGTCCACCCGCCGCAACCTCCCCCAGTTGCTCGGTGACGCCCGGCGTTGGTTCGAAGAAGGGCTGTCGGCTGCCATGCAGGCAGCCGGAGCCACGCCGGTGTCCCCGACGCAGGCTTGGCTCTTCGCCGTACTGGACGACCAGGGCACCACGGTGTCCGAGCTGGCCCGGCGCATGGGTGTCACCCGGCAGACCGCGCACCAGGCCGTGCACAGCCTGCTCGCCGCCGGACTGGTCGAGCAGGTGCAGGACCCCGCCTCCGCCCGGCAGCGGTTGATTCGGCGCACCGAGGAGGGTGTGCGGGCGCACCGGCAGGCCGGCATCGTCCTTGAACGGCTGGAAGAGCAGCTCGCCGAGCGGATCGGCCGTGAGGCGGTCGACGCCCTGCGGGCGGCCCTGGAGGCGCCGTGGGGCCGGCCGCCCTCGCCGAGCTCACAGTGA
- a CDS encoding valine--pyruvate transaminase produces MQLSTIGTKMAGLSGLRSIMEDVAACTAGESAGEWLNLSVGNPALVPEARDMWRTALAEVLEEDFGGTSGSYGPSRGSHVLVEAIASYFHRTYGWRLGPENIAVGPGSQMVCFAAAALFAGPSAGGTRRVVLPMVPDYTGYQGLCLHEGGIAGVPPRVEREGDHRFRYALDTEALSRRTDIGMMLVSSPGNPTGRALDPVELRALTDLAAERDVPLFLDQAYGAPFPRIGETHGEPVLDDNVVHCFSASKAGLPGERIGFAVGAPRHIAPLASFMSNSVLHAPKLAQAALARVLADGRLDGVVREAITPHYQEKRRFAEKLLAERMPSDVDWRLHSGEGGMFCWLWVDHDWFDDVALYTRLKEHRVFVVPGRHFFVDPLETPGLTPHATRCFRLSLSADEATLTEGIVRLAHVLTTLRP; encoded by the coding sequence ATGCAGTTGTCCACCATCGGCACGAAGATGGCCGGGCTGTCCGGTCTGCGCAGCATCATGGAGGACGTCGCCGCGTGCACCGCCGGGGAGTCGGCGGGGGAGTGGCTCAATCTGAGCGTGGGCAACCCCGCCCTCGTTCCCGAGGCGCGGGACATGTGGCGCACCGCCCTCGCGGAGGTGCTGGAGGAGGACTTCGGCGGGACGAGCGGCAGCTACGGCCCCAGCCGGGGCAGCCACGTCCTGGTCGAGGCCATCGCGTCGTACTTCCACCGGACGTACGGCTGGCGCCTCGGCCCGGAGAACATCGCGGTCGGCCCGGGTAGCCAGATGGTCTGCTTTGCCGCCGCCGCGCTGTTCGCCGGGCCGTCCGCCGGGGGCACCCGCCGGGTCGTGCTGCCCATGGTCCCCGACTACACCGGCTACCAGGGGCTGTGCCTCCACGAGGGCGGCATCGCCGGCGTGCCGCCCCGCGTGGAGCGGGAGGGCGACCACCGCTTCCGGTACGCCCTCGACACGGAGGCGCTGAGCCGCCGGACGGACATCGGCATGATGCTCGTCTCCAGCCCGGGCAACCCCACCGGCCGCGCACTGGACCCGGTGGAGCTGCGCGCCCTCACCGACCTGGCCGCCGAACGCGACGTGCCGCTCTTCCTCGACCAGGCGTACGGCGCCCCGTTCCCCCGCATCGGCGAGACCCACGGGGAGCCGGTGCTCGACGACAACGTGGTGCACTGCTTCTCCGCGTCCAAGGCCGGACTGCCCGGCGAGCGGATCGGCTTCGCCGTCGGAGCGCCCCGCCACATCGCCCCGCTCGCCTCGTTCATGTCCAACTCGGTCCTGCACGCCCCGAAGCTCGCCCAGGCGGCCCTCGCCCGCGTCCTCGCCGACGGCCGCCTCGACGGCGTGGTCCGCGAGGCGATCACCCCGCACTACCAGGAGAAGCGGCGGTTCGCCGAGAAGCTCCTGGCGGAGCGGATGCCGTCGGACGTGGACTGGCGGCTCCACTCCGGCGAGGGCGGCATGTTCTGCTGGCTGTGGGTGGACCACGACTGGTTCGACGACGTCGCCCTCTACACGAGACTGAAGGAGCACCGTGTCTTCGTCGTGCCGGGCCGCCATTTCTTCGTGGACCCGCTGGAGACCCCCGGCCTCACCCCCCACGCGACGCGCTGCTTCCGCCTCAGCCTGAGCGCCGACGAGGCCACCCTCACCGAGGGCATAGTCCGCCTCGCCCACGTCCTCACCACCCTCCGCCCCTGA
- a CDS encoding cold-shock protein — protein sequence MATGTVKWFNAEKGFGFIAQDGGGPDVFAHYSAINSSGFRELQEGQTVTFDVTQGQKGPQAENITPA from the coding sequence ATGGCTACGGGCACTGTGAAGTGGTTCAACGCGGAGAAGGGCTTCGGCTTCATCGCCCAGGACGGGGGCGGCCCGGACGTCTTCGCGCACTACTCCGCCATCAACTCCTCGGGCTTCCGTGAGCTCCAGGAGGGGCAGACCGTGACGTTCGACGTCACCCAGGGCCAGAAGGGCCCGCAGGCCGAGAACATCACCCCGGCCTGA
- a CDS encoding MerR family transcriptional regulator: MTADDSFGRLDDDDYPAYTMGRAAEMLGTTPNFLRAIGEARLITPLRSKGGHRRYSRYQLRVAARARELVDQGTPIEAACRIVILEDQLEEAQRINAEYRRAAGDRRAAEPPTPPAAA, from the coding sequence ATGACAGCAGACGATTCCTTCGGCCGTCTCGACGACGACGATTACCCCGCCTACACCATGGGGCGAGCGGCCGAGATGCTCGGTACCACCCCCAACTTCCTCCGTGCCATCGGAGAGGCCCGGCTGATCACCCCGCTCCGCTCGAAGGGGGGCCACCGCCGCTACTCCCGCTACCAGCTGCGCGTCGCCGCCCGCGCCCGGGAACTGGTCGACCAGGGCACCCCCATCGAAGCCGCCTGCCGCATCGTGATCCTCGAAGACCAGCTCGAAGAAGCCCAGCGCATCAACGCCGAGTACCGCCGCGCCGCCGGCGACCGCCGCGCCGCGGAACCACCCACCCCTCCGGCCGCGGCATGA
- a CDS encoding quercetin 2,3-dioxygenase — MTIEYATRYRQASRIPPEPGKPYFIEKGEGDRAHLFGDLITIYAGGEQTENTFNFFTVEGPKGDLIPAHLHTDTHEVFYVTQGAVRLFVEDTEGDQQEKLLTPGDFGFVPKNCRHAYRMERHHSQVVGVAAGPGGTFERFFETFGAPAEQLGLPHRPVVPAPHKFDGVPERYDVRFLPDHQWRTR; from the coding sequence ATGACCATCGAGTACGCGACCCGCTACCGGCAGGCGTCGCGCATTCCCCCGGAGCCCGGCAAGCCGTACTTCATCGAGAAGGGCGAGGGCGACCGCGCCCATCTGTTCGGCGACCTGATCACCATCTACGCGGGCGGCGAGCAGACGGAGAACACCTTCAACTTCTTCACCGTCGAAGGCCCCAAAGGCGATCTCATCCCGGCCCATCTGCACACGGACACCCACGAGGTCTTCTACGTCACCCAGGGCGCCGTCCGACTGTTCGTCGAGGACACCGAAGGCGACCAGCAGGAGAAGCTGCTCACCCCGGGCGACTTCGGCTTCGTGCCCAAGAACTGCCGGCACGCCTACCGCATGGAGCGCCACCACAGTCAGGTCGTCGGCGTCGCCGCCGGCCCGGGAGGCACCTTCGAGCGGTTCTTCGAGACCTTCGGCGCGCCCGCCGAGCAACTCGGCCTGCCACACCGGCCCGTCGTCCCGGCCCCCCACAAGTTCGACGGCGTCCCGGAGCGGTACGACGTGCGTTTCCTGCCCGACCACCAGTGGCGGACCCGGTGA
- the trhA gene encoding PAQR family membrane homeostasis protein TrhA, with translation MVASDAQESEGGREAVSRHTAEVESGHVASARAEHCEGGPTREPRAGGTGGTGCTSDTGDTEERTGPVAALVERAADLAEPIKPRLRGWLHVGMVPAALIAGIVLICLARTPQAVLACAVYAVTAWLLFATSAVYHRGTWGPLGEAILRRLDHANIFLIIAGTCTPLAVLLLPPDQRSLLLWIVWVGAAVGIAFRVLWVGAPRWLYTPCYLALGWAPVSYLPDFLHAGGVAVLVLIVVGGLLYSAGAVVYALQRPDPSPRWFGFHEVFHALTVAAFTAHYAAIALATY, from the coding sequence ATGGTTGCCAGTGACGCCCAGGAGTCCGAAGGAGGACGGGAAGCCGTGTCCCGCCACACCGCTGAAGTCGAGAGTGGTCACGTCGCCTCAGCGCGTGCAGAACACTGTGAAGGCGGGCCGACCCGCGAACCACGAGCCGGCGGCACAGGCGGCACAGGCTGCACAAGCGACACAGGCGACACGGAGGAGAGGACCGGTCCGGTCGCCGCCCTGGTGGAGCGGGCGGCCGACCTGGCCGAACCGATCAAGCCGAGGCTGCGTGGCTGGCTCCACGTCGGAATGGTCCCCGCCGCGCTGATCGCGGGCATCGTGCTCATCTGCCTGGCCCGTACCCCGCAGGCGGTCCTGGCCTGCGCCGTCTACGCGGTGACCGCCTGGCTGCTGTTCGCCACGAGCGCCGTCTACCACCGCGGTACCTGGGGGCCGCTCGGCGAGGCCATCCTGCGCCGTCTCGACCACGCCAACATCTTCCTGATCATCGCCGGCACCTGCACCCCACTGGCCGTGCTCCTCCTCCCGCCGGACCAGCGGTCCCTGCTGCTGTGGATCGTGTGGGTGGGCGCGGCGGTCGGCATCGCGTTCCGGGTCCTGTGGGTCGGTGCCCCGCGCTGGCTGTACACCCCCTGTTACCTGGCCCTGGGGTGGGCACCGGTGAGCTACCTGCCCGACTTCCTGCACGCCGGCGGAGTGGCCGTACTCGTCCTGATCGTGGTCGGCGGTCTCCTCTACAGCGCGGGCGCGGTCGTCTACGCCCTCCAGCGGCCCGACCCCTCGCCCCGCTGGTTCGGCTTCCACGAGGTCTTCCACGCGCTGACGGTGGCGGCCTTCACCGCGCACTACGCCGCCATCGCCCTGGCCACCTACTGA
- a CDS encoding PP2C family protein-serine/threonine phosphatase, translating into MTLAGTLAAAESSAPVESLDVVARMLREHLGAASVSFLITDFTGGSVVRLGAAGSVETDEPARRITLRGTLYDDVIRTQRPRVEDRGEGTLVRIVAPVTNRGDAIGLLELFLPSAPDAEVMREIGETAHALAYIVIANRSYTDVYQWGRRTTPLSLAAEIQHRLLPASLACEAAQFAVAGALEPADHVGGDTFDYVIDRDTVQLSVTDAMGHDVDAALLATLLVGALRRARRAGADLAEQARQADRAMREHGRHCYVTGQLLRISLIDGGAEFINAGHPWPLRMRDGQVQEITPEIDMPFGFDAPHTYRVQSLDLRPGDRLVMLTDGMLERNAISSDLSDLVVRTRALHPREAARTLVAAVVDANDGHLQDDATVMCLDWHGVGHSRRDADTGADLADASAPSWTGRTGRTGRTGRTPPGR; encoded by the coding sequence ATGACCTTGGCGGGGACGCTGGCCGCGGCGGAGAGCTCGGCGCCCGTGGAGTCGCTCGACGTGGTCGCGCGCATGCTGAGGGAACACCTCGGGGCCGCGTCGGTGTCGTTCCTGATCACCGACTTCACCGGCGGCTCGGTCGTACGGCTGGGGGCCGCGGGCAGCGTCGAGACCGACGAGCCCGCGCGGCGCATCACGCTGCGGGGCACCCTGTACGACGACGTGATCCGCACCCAGCGACCGCGCGTGGAGGACCGGGGCGAGGGCACGCTGGTGCGGATCGTCGCCCCGGTGACCAACCGCGGGGACGCCATCGGGCTCCTGGAACTGTTCCTGCCGTCGGCGCCCGACGCGGAGGTGATGCGGGAGATCGGCGAGACCGCGCACGCCCTGGCGTACATCGTCATCGCGAACCGGTCCTACACGGACGTGTACCAGTGGGGCCGCCGCACCACCCCGCTGAGCCTGGCGGCGGAGATCCAGCACCGGTTGCTCCCGGCGTCGCTGGCGTGCGAGGCGGCGCAGTTCGCGGTCGCCGGGGCGCTGGAGCCCGCCGACCACGTCGGGGGCGACACCTTCGACTACGTGATCGACCGGGACACGGTCCAGCTCTCCGTCACCGACGCCATGGGGCACGACGTGGACGCCGCGCTGCTGGCCACCCTGCTGGTGGGCGCCCTGCGCCGGGCACGACGGGCCGGCGCCGACCTCGCCGAGCAGGCCCGCCAGGCCGACCGGGCCATGCGCGAGCACGGCCGCCACTGCTACGTCACCGGTCAGCTGCTGCGCATCAGCCTGATCGACGGCGGGGCCGAGTTCATCAACGCCGGGCACCCCTGGCCGCTGCGGATGCGGGACGGGCAGGTGCAGGAGATCACTCCGGAGATCGACATGCCGTTCGGCTTCGACGCCCCGCACACCTACCGGGTCCAGTCGCTGGACCTGCGGCCGGGTGACCGGTTGGTGATGTTGACCGACGGCATGCTGGAGCGCAACGCCATCAGCTCCGACCTGTCCGACCTGGTCGTCCGCACCCGCGCGCTGCATCCCCGCGAGGCCGCCCGCACCCTCGTCGCGGCGGTCGTCGACGCGAACGACGGCCACCTGCAGGACGACGCGACCGTCATGTGCCTGGACTGGCACGGCGTCGGCCACTCCCGGCGGGACGCCGACACCGGTGCCGACCTCGCCGACGCCTCCGCCCCCTCGTGGACGGGGCGGACGGGGCGGACGGGGCGGACGGGGCGGACGCCTCCCGGGCGGTGA
- a CDS encoding cold-shock protein: MATGTVKWFNAEKGFGFIEQDGGGPDVFAHYSNIAAQGFRELLEGQKVKFDIAQGQKGPTAENIVPA, encoded by the coding sequence ATGGCTACTGGCACCGTGAAGTGGTTCAACGCTGAAAAGGGCTTCGGCTTCATCGAGCAGGACGGCGGCGGCCCCGACGTGTTCGCCCACTACTCGAACATCGCTGCTCAGGGCTTCCGCGAGCTCCTCGAGGGCCAGAAGGTGAAGTTCGACATCGCGCAGGGCCAGAAGGGCCCGACGGCCGAGAACATCGTTCCGGCCTGA